A window of Gadus chalcogrammus isolate NIFS_2021 chromosome 16, NIFS_Gcha_1.0, whole genome shotgun sequence contains these coding sequences:
- the LOC130406171 gene encoding centrosomal protein of 164 kDa-like isoform X2 produces MAAAALIGDQLILEEDYDENYTPSEPEIHEYAREIGIDPDREPDLLWLAREGIVAPLPREWKPCQDVTGDVYYFNFSTGQSTWDHPCDEHYRGVVTQERQRAQLAGPGAAGAGSAGKKETKEKKKKKEKKEKKVKRKKEPLMTPGPLSSALGPLPSTLGSLAPLRGLDALGPGPIPSANPPLRGSLGGTPSSGGLEPLKTSLGALRSSGGSMSVLVREDQDDPDAGEPNSGNQSACGSAGLLRNLYLDLDALGGGLQYEDSEASGGPPPEERTEPELQDLALSRDHSPEPPSQQESVASEQMEDVPSSMEDLKSGYLSKMSEKPLEPKDRSPAVSPLDTDLGDKEEDDEEEEEEEGEREPSVRRNSTGRRPVQAAAVVERSPARQVDRLVLHQSSTEHSLSSPEPSGRDAGLRPKAEGLSSSLGLQRPETSRGRLARAPNARQREQESPTREQGGPPAEELSWKTRRTLSGEGEREEEVEIRKLRKKDQQEDERRKMEVEEQDEEEKGRERRNEERAMERRNLEREVEEEKRRGSLEKERRLRLLREELRREEEEEERRLKKESEERVRAVCERLDSERSKEETRLREESDRKLKELRESGQRETEHQQHTLREESGATVQGLRVTLDEELVAERDRLEARKRKDSENLRMELETELQAERQRLLGEKEEKLSSLRQEIKSTERRKELRSIRPEQQLTEYRRELADVLKEVREEVQRDHNRKLEQLKEEHRRELSAIREQHLDQEATQRERLLCALQDERERLQSTHTVQLEKLRLQLETQTQKTWLAHTRKESELQDQLEQLELKTKDLKTQEALLQTKEADLKRRRKRLGEEEEEVERGMKEREQLTEELGRAREERRRAQQGAEGARGERDAAREEFRRAQEDRERLEHKVEALQERCARLGGRVSELEQGEGAGVSSTPPPRLEKKKAEGRAEKVDDPPPSHAPSGVGNRSLHMGDLEEPPLFPVPDSQSSLQDMRRYISTEEASLHEARRFLERESRRLAERQAALQAAGPGPYTRHHSLDAAGEPGHVEQLRRAVQQGSTLLRRKEEQLQQLESSLAEEPLLEELSRMSGERKVTFDVTDSDLSSTLDPHDGPGAHPTVPAKVQQLAESLQQISGQLNLVLGALGSLAPPSACSQGSGGLPPTSSAPLSAGPPWAWGGNHPGAAPLFASSMSATQRAPADLLSSRWAKLFPGAPLDPVASSTLRTTSTYSSFTPASVPELDGQRLQGLIDGNKRWLEMRRKDASIPLFTRYRPPSTGGAGLVQLGLDDNNQIKVYHY; encoded by the exons ATGGCTGCAGCTGCTCTTATTGGAGATCAACTGATCCTTGAAGAGGACTATGATGAGAACTACACCCCCTCTGAACCAG AGATTCACGAGTATGCCAGAGAGATTGGCATTGATCCTGACCGGGAACCTGACCTCTTGTGGCTTGCTAGAGAGGGCATTGTTGCCCCCCTGCCCCGGGAATGGAAGCCTTG CCAGGATGTCACAGGTGACGTGTACTACTTCAACTTCTCCACGGGCCAGTCCACCTGGGATCACCCCTGTGACGAGCACTACCGTGGCGTGGTGACGCAGGAGCGGCAGCGGGCCCAACTGGCCGGCCCCGGCGCTGCAGGAGCAGGCTCCGCTGGGAAGAAGGAGaccaaggagaagaagaaaaagaaggaaaaaaaggaaaagaaggtgaagaggaagaaagagccTCTCATGACTCCCGGA CCTCTGAGTTCAGCCCTTGGTCCCCTGCCGTCCACGCTGGGCAGCCTGGCTCCATTGAGGGGACTGGATGCCCTTGGCCCCGGCCCCATTCCCAGCGCCAATCCTCCTCTCCGGGGGTCCCTTGGGGGGACCCCAAGCTCTGGGGGGCTGGAGCCTCTCAAGACATCCCTTGGG GCTCTACGCAGCAGCGGAGGCTCCATGTCCGTACTGGTCCGAGAGGACCAGGACGACCCTGATGCCGGGGAGCCAAACTCAGGGAACCAG AGTGCTTGTGGTTCAGCCGGACTTTTGAGGAACCTCTACCTGGACCTGGATGCCCTGGGAGGGGGCCTGCAGTATGAG gacagtGAGGCCAGTGGCGGACCTCCACCAGAGGAGCGTACGGAGCCAGAGCTGCAGGACCTGGCTCTGTCCAGAGACCACAGTCCAGAGCCCCCGTCCCAACAG GAGTCAGTGGCCAGTGAACAAATGGAGGATGTTCCTTCGTCCATGGAGGATCTTAAG TCCGGCTATCTCTCCAAGATGTCGGAGAAGCCCCTTGAGCCCAAGGACCGGTCCCCTGCCGTCAGCCCCCTGGACACGGACCTGGGGGACAAGGAggaagacgatgaggaggaggaggaggaggagggagagagggagccgaGCGTGAGGAGGAACTCCACAGGCAGGAG acccGTGCAGGCTGCTGCGGTGGTGGAGCGCTCTCCAGCCCGCCAGGTGGACCGGCTGGTCCTGCACCAGTCCAGCACCGAGCACTCCCTCTCCAGCCCCGAGCCCTCGGGCAGGGACGCAGGGCTCCGCCCGAAGGCCGAGGGCCTCAGTTCCTCCCTGGGGCTCCAGAGGCCCGAGACATCCAGGGGTCGGCTGGCCCGCGCCCCTAACGCCCGCCAACGAGAGCAGGAGTCCCCCACGCGGGAGCAGGGCGGCCCGCCGGCCGAGGAGCTGAGctggaagacgaggaggaccCTCagtggggaaggggagagggaagaggaggtggagatcagAAAATTAAGGAAAAAAGATCAGCAGGAGGacgagaggaggaagatggaggtagaggaacaggatgaagaggagaagggaagggaAAGGCGAAATgaggagagagcgatggagaggaggaatttggaaagggaggtggaggaggagaagaggcgtGGCtcgctggagaaggagagaaggctACGCCTCCTtcgggaggagctgaggagagaagaggaggaggaggagaggaggctgaagaaggagagtgaggagagagtcaG GGCTGTGTGTGAGCGGCTGGACTCTGAGAGGAGCAAGGAGGAGACCAGGCTGAGAGAGGAGTCAGACAGGAAGTTAAAGGAGCTGAGGGAGAGCGgccagagggagacggagcacCAGCAGCATACGCtcag AGAGGAGAGCGGAGCTACGGTCCAGGGCCTGCGGGTCACTCTAGACGAGGAGCTGGTGGCGGAGCGTGATAGGCTGGAGGCCCGGAAGAGGAAGGACTCAGAGAACCTGAGGATGGAGCTGGAGACAGAGCTTCAAGCGGAGAGACAGAGGCTGctgggagagaaggaagagaaactGAGCTCTCTGAGACAGGAG ATCAAAAGcacagagagaagaaaagagttGAGGAGTATTCGCCCTGAGCAGCAGCTGACTGAGTATCGTAGAGAG CTGGCTGACGTGCTgaaggaagtgagggaggaagttCAGCGGGACCATAACAGGAAGCTGGagcagctgaaggaggagcaCAGGAGGGAGCTGAGCGCCATCAGGGAACAGCACCTAGACCAG gagGCGACCCAGAGAGAGCGTTTGCTGTGTGCTCTGCAGGATGAACGAGAGCGTCTGCAAAGCACACACACCGTTCAACTGGAGAAACTCCGCCTGCAGctggaaacacagacacagaagacatggctggcacacacacgcaag GAGTCTGAGCTGCAGGACCAGTTGGAGCAGCTGGAGCTGAAAACCAAAGATCTGAAGACCCAGGAGGCCCTGCTGCAAACCAAG GAAGCAGatctgaagaggaggaggaagaggctgggggaagaggaggaggaggttgagagAGGCATgaag GAGAGGGAGCAGTTGACGGAGGAGCTGGGCCGGGCGCGGGAGGAGCGGCGGCGGGCCCAGCAGGGTGCGGAGGGGGCGAGGGGCGAGCGGGACGCGGCCCGCGAGGAGTTCCGCCGCGCCCAAGAGGACCGGGAGCGGCTGGAGCACAAGGTGGAGGCACTGCAGGAACGCTGCGCACGCCTCGGCGGCAGGGTCAG TGAACTGGAGCAAGGCGAGGGAGCCGgcgtctcctccacccctccgcccagactggagaagaagaaggcgGAGGGCCGGGCAGAGAAGGtggacgacccccccccctctcacgcCCCGAGTGGCGTGGGCAACAGATCGCTGCACATGGGGGACCTGGAGGAGCCGCCCCTCTTCCCCGTCCCCGACAGCCAGAGCAGCCTGCAGGA catGCGTCGCTACATCAGCACGGAGGAGGCGTCCCTCCACGAGGCCCGGCGTTTCCTGGAGCGGGAGAGCCGGCGCCTGGCGGAGAGGCAGGCGGCGCTGCAGGCGGCCGGCCCGGGGCCCTACACCCGCCACCACAGCCTGGACGCCGCCGGG GAGCCGGGTCATGTGGAGCAGCTGCGGCGTGCGGTCCAGCAGGGCAGCACGCTGCTGCGGCGCAAGGaggagcagctgcagcagctggagaGCTCCCTGGCGGAGGAG CCCCTGTTGGAGGAGCTGTCCCGCATGTCCGGGGAGCGCAAGGTGACCTTCGACGTGACAGACTCTGACCTCAGCAGCACCCTGGACCCCCACGACGGACCAG gCGCCCATCCTACCGTACCTGCCAAGGTGCAGCAGTTGGCCGAGTCCCTGCAGCAGATCTCGGGTCAGCTCAACCTCGTGCTAGGGGCCCTGGGCTCGCTGGCCCCGCCCTCCGCCTGCAGCCAGGGGTCCGGCGGGttgcctcccacctcctccgcaCCCCTCTCCGCCGGGCCCCCCTGGGCATGGGGCGGGAACCACCCCGGGGCCGCGCCCCTCTTCGCCAGCTCCATGTCCGCTACACAGAGGGCCCCGGCGGACCTCCTGAGCAGCCGCTGGGCCAAGCTGTTCCCCG GAGCCCCTCTAGACCCAGTGGCCTCCAGCACCTTGAGGACCACTTCAACGTACTCTTCATTCACTCCTGCAAG cgtgccgGAGCTGGACGGTCAGCGGCTGCAGGGGCTGATCGACGGGAACAAGAGGTGGCTGGAGATGCGACGGAAGGACGCCAGCAT ACCTCTGTTCACCCGCTACCGGCCGCCATCCACCGGGGGCGCCGGGCTGGTCCAGCTGGGCCTCGACGACAACAACCAGATCAAGGTCTACCACTACTGA
- the LOC130406171 gene encoding centrosomal protein of 164 kDa-like isoform X1 — protein MAAAALIGDQLILEEDYDENYTPSEPEIHEYAREIGIDPDREPDLLWLAREGIVAPLPREWKPCQDVTGDVYYFNFSTGQSTWDHPCDEHYRGVVTQERQRAQLAGPGAAGAGSAGKKETKEKKKKKEKKEKKVKRKKEPLMTPGPLSSALGPLPSTLGSLAPLRGLDALGPGPIPSANPPLRGSLGGTPSSGGLEPLKTSLGALRSSGGSMSVLVREDQDDPDAGEPNSGNQSACGSAGLLRNLYLDLDALGGGLQYEDSEASGGPPPEERTEPELQDLALSRDHSPEPPSQQESVASEQMEDVPSSMEDLKSGYLSKMSEKPLEPKDRSPAVSPLDTDLGDKEEDDEEEEEEEGEREPSVRRNSTGRRPVQAAAVVERSPARQVDRLVLHQSSTEHSLSSPEPSGRDAGLRPKAEGLSSSLGLQRPETSRGRLARAPNARQREQESPTREQGGPPAEELSWKTRRTLSGEGEREEEVEIRKLRKKDQQEDERRKMEVEEQDEEEKGRERRNEERAMERRNLEREVEEEKRRGSLEKERRLRLLREELRREEEEEERRLKKESEERVRAVCERLDSERSKEETRLREESDRKLKELRESGQRETEHQQHTLREESGATVQGLRVTLDEELVAERDRLEARKRKDSENLRMELETELQAERQRLLGEKEEKLSSLRQEIKSTERRKELRSIRPEQQLTEYRRELADVLKEVREEVQRDHNRKLEQLKEEHRRELSAIREQHLDQEATQRERLLCALQDERERLQSTHTVQLEKLRLQLETQTQKTWLAHTRKESELQDQLEQLELKTKDLKTQEALLQTKEADLKRRRKRLGEEEEEVERGMKEREQLTEELGRAREERRRAQQGAEGARGERDAAREEFRRAQEDRERLEHKVEALQERCARLGGRVSELEQGEGAGVSSTPPPRLEKKKAEGRAEKVDDPPPSHAPSGVGNRSLHMGDLEEPPLFPVPDSQSSLQDMRRYISTEEASLHEARRFLERESRRLAERQAALQAAGPGPYTRHHSLDAAGQEPGHVEQLRRAVQQGSTLLRRKEEQLQQLESSLAEEPLLEELSRMSGERKVTFDVTDSDLSSTLDPHDGPGAHPTVPAKVQQLAESLQQISGQLNLVLGALGSLAPPSACSQGSGGLPPTSSAPLSAGPPWAWGGNHPGAAPLFASSMSATQRAPADLLSSRWAKLFPGAPLDPVASSTLRTTSTYSSFTPASVPELDGQRLQGLIDGNKRWLEMRRKDASIPLFTRYRPPSTGGAGLVQLGLDDNNQIKVYHY, from the exons ATGGCTGCAGCTGCTCTTATTGGAGATCAACTGATCCTTGAAGAGGACTATGATGAGAACTACACCCCCTCTGAACCAG AGATTCACGAGTATGCCAGAGAGATTGGCATTGATCCTGACCGGGAACCTGACCTCTTGTGGCTTGCTAGAGAGGGCATTGTTGCCCCCCTGCCCCGGGAATGGAAGCCTTG CCAGGATGTCACAGGTGACGTGTACTACTTCAACTTCTCCACGGGCCAGTCCACCTGGGATCACCCCTGTGACGAGCACTACCGTGGCGTGGTGACGCAGGAGCGGCAGCGGGCCCAACTGGCCGGCCCCGGCGCTGCAGGAGCAGGCTCCGCTGGGAAGAAGGAGaccaaggagaagaagaaaaagaaggaaaaaaaggaaaagaaggtgaagaggaagaaagagccTCTCATGACTCCCGGA CCTCTGAGTTCAGCCCTTGGTCCCCTGCCGTCCACGCTGGGCAGCCTGGCTCCATTGAGGGGACTGGATGCCCTTGGCCCCGGCCCCATTCCCAGCGCCAATCCTCCTCTCCGGGGGTCCCTTGGGGGGACCCCAAGCTCTGGGGGGCTGGAGCCTCTCAAGACATCCCTTGGG GCTCTACGCAGCAGCGGAGGCTCCATGTCCGTACTGGTCCGAGAGGACCAGGACGACCCTGATGCCGGGGAGCCAAACTCAGGGAACCAG AGTGCTTGTGGTTCAGCCGGACTTTTGAGGAACCTCTACCTGGACCTGGATGCCCTGGGAGGGGGCCTGCAGTATGAG gacagtGAGGCCAGTGGCGGACCTCCACCAGAGGAGCGTACGGAGCCAGAGCTGCAGGACCTGGCTCTGTCCAGAGACCACAGTCCAGAGCCCCCGTCCCAACAG GAGTCAGTGGCCAGTGAACAAATGGAGGATGTTCCTTCGTCCATGGAGGATCTTAAG TCCGGCTATCTCTCCAAGATGTCGGAGAAGCCCCTTGAGCCCAAGGACCGGTCCCCTGCCGTCAGCCCCCTGGACACGGACCTGGGGGACAAGGAggaagacgatgaggaggaggaggaggaggagggagagagggagccgaGCGTGAGGAGGAACTCCACAGGCAGGAG acccGTGCAGGCTGCTGCGGTGGTGGAGCGCTCTCCAGCCCGCCAGGTGGACCGGCTGGTCCTGCACCAGTCCAGCACCGAGCACTCCCTCTCCAGCCCCGAGCCCTCGGGCAGGGACGCAGGGCTCCGCCCGAAGGCCGAGGGCCTCAGTTCCTCCCTGGGGCTCCAGAGGCCCGAGACATCCAGGGGTCGGCTGGCCCGCGCCCCTAACGCCCGCCAACGAGAGCAGGAGTCCCCCACGCGGGAGCAGGGCGGCCCGCCGGCCGAGGAGCTGAGctggaagacgaggaggaccCTCagtggggaaggggagagggaagaggaggtggagatcagAAAATTAAGGAAAAAAGATCAGCAGGAGGacgagaggaggaagatggaggtagaggaacaggatgaagaggagaagggaagggaAAGGCGAAATgaggagagagcgatggagaggaggaatttggaaagggaggtggaggaggagaagaggcgtGGCtcgctggagaaggagagaaggctACGCCTCCTtcgggaggagctgaggagagaagaggaggaggaggagaggaggctgaagaaggagagtgaggagagagtcaG GGCTGTGTGTGAGCGGCTGGACTCTGAGAGGAGCAAGGAGGAGACCAGGCTGAGAGAGGAGTCAGACAGGAAGTTAAAGGAGCTGAGGGAGAGCGgccagagggagacggagcacCAGCAGCATACGCtcag AGAGGAGAGCGGAGCTACGGTCCAGGGCCTGCGGGTCACTCTAGACGAGGAGCTGGTGGCGGAGCGTGATAGGCTGGAGGCCCGGAAGAGGAAGGACTCAGAGAACCTGAGGATGGAGCTGGAGACAGAGCTTCAAGCGGAGAGACAGAGGCTGctgggagagaaggaagagaaactGAGCTCTCTGAGACAGGAG ATCAAAAGcacagagagaagaaaagagttGAGGAGTATTCGCCCTGAGCAGCAGCTGACTGAGTATCGTAGAGAG CTGGCTGACGTGCTgaaggaagtgagggaggaagttCAGCGGGACCATAACAGGAAGCTGGagcagctgaaggaggagcaCAGGAGGGAGCTGAGCGCCATCAGGGAACAGCACCTAGACCAG gagGCGACCCAGAGAGAGCGTTTGCTGTGTGCTCTGCAGGATGAACGAGAGCGTCTGCAAAGCACACACACCGTTCAACTGGAGAAACTCCGCCTGCAGctggaaacacagacacagaagacatggctggcacacacacgcaag GAGTCTGAGCTGCAGGACCAGTTGGAGCAGCTGGAGCTGAAAACCAAAGATCTGAAGACCCAGGAGGCCCTGCTGCAAACCAAG GAAGCAGatctgaagaggaggaggaagaggctgggggaagaggaggaggaggttgagagAGGCATgaag GAGAGGGAGCAGTTGACGGAGGAGCTGGGCCGGGCGCGGGAGGAGCGGCGGCGGGCCCAGCAGGGTGCGGAGGGGGCGAGGGGCGAGCGGGACGCGGCCCGCGAGGAGTTCCGCCGCGCCCAAGAGGACCGGGAGCGGCTGGAGCACAAGGTGGAGGCACTGCAGGAACGCTGCGCACGCCTCGGCGGCAGGGTCAG TGAACTGGAGCAAGGCGAGGGAGCCGgcgtctcctccacccctccgcccagactggagaagaagaaggcgGAGGGCCGGGCAGAGAAGGtggacgacccccccccctctcacgcCCCGAGTGGCGTGGGCAACAGATCGCTGCACATGGGGGACCTGGAGGAGCCGCCCCTCTTCCCCGTCCCCGACAGCCAGAGCAGCCTGCAGGA catGCGTCGCTACATCAGCACGGAGGAGGCGTCCCTCCACGAGGCCCGGCGTTTCCTGGAGCGGGAGAGCCGGCGCCTGGCGGAGAGGCAGGCGGCGCTGCAGGCGGCCGGCCCGGGGCCCTACACCCGCCACCACAGCCTGGACGCCGCCGGG CAGGAGCCGGGTCATGTGGAGCAGCTGCGGCGTGCGGTCCAGCAGGGCAGCACGCTGCTGCGGCGCAAGGaggagcagctgcagcagctggagaGCTCCCTGGCGGAGGAG CCCCTGTTGGAGGAGCTGTCCCGCATGTCCGGGGAGCGCAAGGTGACCTTCGACGTGACAGACTCTGACCTCAGCAGCACCCTGGACCCCCACGACGGACCAG gCGCCCATCCTACCGTACCTGCCAAGGTGCAGCAGTTGGCCGAGTCCCTGCAGCAGATCTCGGGTCAGCTCAACCTCGTGCTAGGGGCCCTGGGCTCGCTGGCCCCGCCCTCCGCCTGCAGCCAGGGGTCCGGCGGGttgcctcccacctcctccgcaCCCCTCTCCGCCGGGCCCCCCTGGGCATGGGGCGGGAACCACCCCGGGGCCGCGCCCCTCTTCGCCAGCTCCATGTCCGCTACACAGAGGGCCCCGGCGGACCTCCTGAGCAGCCGCTGGGCCAAGCTGTTCCCCG GAGCCCCTCTAGACCCAGTGGCCTCCAGCACCTTGAGGACCACTTCAACGTACTCTTCATTCACTCCTGCAAG cgtgccgGAGCTGGACGGTCAGCGGCTGCAGGGGCTGATCGACGGGAACAAGAGGTGGCTGGAGATGCGACGGAAGGACGCCAGCAT ACCTCTGTTCACCCGCTACCGGCCGCCATCCACCGGGGGCGCCGGGCTGGTCCAGCTGGGCCTCGACGACAACAACCAGATCAAGGTCTACCACTACTGA